The following coding sequences lie in one Mesorhizobium sp. NZP2298 genomic window:
- a CDS encoding DUF6356 family protein — translation MSVASIFTSHPAKVGETYFGHMAFAAWFSSRLLMAAGAALVHAFLPFLFETTASRIVRELYERTHNRGTHATNEPAALPDRA, via the coding sequence ATGTCGGTCGCAAGCATCTTCACCTCTCATCCGGCCAAGGTTGGCGAAACCTATTTCGGCCATATGGCCTTTGCCGCCTGGTTTTCGTCGCGTTTGTTGATGGCGGCGGGTGCCGCGCTCGTTCACGCTTTCTTGCCATTTCTCTTCGAGACTACCGCCAGCCGAATCGTCCGTGAGCTTTACGAGCGGACGCACAACAGAGGCACACACGCGACCAACGAGCCCGCGGCTCTTCCGGATCGCGCCTAG
- the dut gene encoding dUTP diphosphatase, with product MRAALQNSSVIGPTVGFVRLPHAEGLPLPAYESAGAAGMDLRAAVPDDRPLLILPGKRALVPTGLILEIPEGMEGQVRPRSGLAFKHGLTVLNSPGTVDSDYRGEVKVLLVNLGDEDFAVTRGMRIAQIVFAAVTQVAVEERSLAGGTARGSGGFGSTGTA from the coding sequence ATGCGCGCAGCCCTCCAAAACTCTTCCGTCATCGGTCCGACCGTCGGCTTCGTCAGGTTGCCGCATGCTGAAGGACTACCCCTCCCTGCCTATGAAAGCGCCGGCGCCGCCGGCATGGATCTGCGCGCGGCAGTGCCCGACGACCGGCCGCTGCTGATCCTGCCGGGAAAACGCGCTCTGGTGCCGACAGGGCTGATCCTGGAAATCCCCGAAGGCATGGAAGGCCAGGTGCGGCCGCGCTCCGGCCTTGCTTTCAAGCATGGCCTCACCGTGCTCAATTCGCCAGGCACGGTCGACAGCGACTATCGCGGCGAGGTGAAGGTGCTGCTGGTCAATCTCGGCGATGAGGATTTTGCCGTGACGCGCGGCATGCGCATCGCCCAGATCGTTTTCGCTGCCGTGACGCAGGTGGCCGTCGAAGAACGTTCGCTGGCCGGCGGTACGGCGCGTGGCTCGGGCGGGTTCGGATCGACCGGCACCGCCTGA
- a CDS encoding proline racemase family protein: MTLTVVDMHTGGEPLRIVTGGYPRIPKGTILEKRAYVRDRLDHLRKILMFEPRGHYDMYGALLVEPDLPGADLAVLFMHNEGYSTMCGHAIVALGRYAIDEGLVTKQEPITTVNIEAPCGLVVASVEVLDGKAGAVSFESVPAFLFAGDQQIELTRYGKIGFDIAYGGAFYALADCHQFGLEFGRDRVRDFVDAATTLTDRLKSEFPLSHPDHADLAFLYGTILTDGRDAFSGEVTKNICVFAEAEVDRSPTGSGVTARLAAMLAKGEIAIGQTRTFESIAGSRFSGAVARTAQAGPHDAIIARVGGRAYYSGRAEFIVEPDDELGRGFLLR, from the coding sequence ATGACGCTGACCGTTGTCGACATGCATACGGGCGGCGAGCCGCTGAGGATCGTCACCGGCGGCTATCCCCGCATCCCGAAGGGCACCATCCTGGAAAAGCGCGCCTATGTGCGCGACCGTCTCGATCATCTCAGAAAAATCCTGATGTTCGAGCCGCGCGGCCATTACGATATGTACGGCGCCCTGCTGGTCGAGCCCGACTTGCCGGGCGCCGATCTCGCGGTGCTGTTCATGCACAATGAGGGCTATTCGACGATGTGCGGCCACGCCATCGTCGCGCTCGGTCGCTACGCCATCGATGAAGGGCTGGTGACGAAACAGGAGCCGATCACGACCGTCAACATCGAGGCGCCGTGCGGCCTGGTCGTCGCTTCGGTCGAGGTTCTGGACGGCAAGGCCGGCGCCGTGTCGTTCGAGAGCGTGCCGGCCTTCCTGTTTGCCGGTGACCAGCAGATCGAGCTGACAAGATATGGCAAGATAGGCTTCGACATCGCTTATGGCGGCGCTTTCTACGCGCTGGCGGACTGCCATCAGTTCGGGCTGGAATTCGGCCGTGATCGCGTGCGCGATTTTGTCGATGCCGCAACGACGCTGACGGACAGGCTCAAGTCAGAATTTCCGCTTTCGCATCCCGACCACGCCGACCTCGCCTTTCTCTACGGCACCATCCTGACCGACGGACGCGACGCGTTTTCCGGCGAGGTGACGAAAAACATCTGCGTCTTCGCCGAGGCCGAGGTCGACCGCTCGCCGACCGGCTCCGGCGTCACCGCCCGTCTCGCCGCCATGCTTGCCAAGGGCGAGATTGCCATCGGGCAGACGCGGACCTTCGAGAGCATCGCCGGCTCGCGCTTTTCGGGCGCGGTGGCTCGGACGGCACAGGCCGGCCCGCATGATGCGATCATCGCCCGCGTCGGCGGCCGCGCCTACTATTCCGGACGGGCGGAATTCATCGTCGAGCCCGATGACGAGCTGGGACGAGGTTTCCTGCTCCGTTGA
- a CDS encoding sulfate transporter family protein produces the protein MIFDAARTAALELLSPPFRAVFLKTLGLTVLALVALWFGLTSLVEWLALPWLQALLPGMPSWAGWLGGIIAAIALAFGTALLVAPVTAVIAGLFLDDVAEVVERTDYPGDPTGRAMPALRSLVLAIKFFGVVILGNIVALLLLLVPGINIAAFFVVNGYLLGREFFEFAAMRFRGEDEARALRRQYAGTVFLAGLVIAAFLAVPLLNLVTPLFAAAMMVHLHKTISAREAARR, from the coding sequence GTGATTTTCGACGCTGCCCGCACTGCGGCCCTCGAGCTGCTCTCGCCGCCGTTTCGTGCCGTGTTCCTCAAGACGCTTGGCCTGACCGTGCTGGCCCTGGTCGCCTTGTGGTTCGGCCTGACCAGCCTGGTCGAATGGCTGGCGCTCCCTTGGCTGCAGGCCTTGTTGCCCGGCATGCCGTCCTGGGCCGGCTGGCTGGGCGGCATCATCGCGGCAATAGCGCTTGCCTTCGGCACGGCGCTGCTCGTCGCGCCGGTGACGGCTGTGATCGCCGGCCTGTTCCTCGACGATGTCGCCGAAGTGGTCGAGCGCACCGACTATCCCGGCGACCCGACTGGGCGCGCCATGCCGGCGCTGCGCTCGCTGGTGCTGGCGATAAAATTCTTCGGTGTCGTCATCCTCGGCAACATCGTCGCCTTGCTGCTCCTGTTGGTGCCGGGCATCAACATTGCCGCCTTCTTCGTCGTCAACGGCTATTTGCTTGGCCGCGAATTCTTCGAATTTGCCGCCATGCGCTTTCGCGGCGAAGACGAAGCCAGGGCCTTGCGCCGGCAGTACGCCGGCACGGTCTTTCTCGCCGGGCTGGTCATCGCGGCCTTCCTCGCCGTGCCGTTGCTCAATTTGGTGACGCCGCTCTTCGCCGCCGCCATGATGGTGCATCTGCACAAGACGATTTCCGCACGGGAAGCGGCACGTCGATAG
- a CDS encoding Lrp/AsnC family transcriptional regulator, translated as MALDIDEIDRKLLAELQRDGTLSVDQLSERVALSRNACWRRVKRLEEGGVITGRVALVDADKLGLGLSVFILVRTSNHDPDWLQKFRAAVTGFPEITGVYRMSGDLDYVLRARVADVKAYDRLYQRLIAKVALSDVSASFVMEEIKETTVVPMEVR; from the coding sequence ATGGCGCTGGATATCGATGAAATAGACCGAAAACTGCTTGCCGAATTGCAACGCGACGGCACGCTGTCGGTCGACCAGCTATCGGAACGGGTGGCCTTGTCGCGCAATGCCTGCTGGCGGCGCGTCAAGCGGCTGGAAGAGGGAGGCGTCATCACCGGGCGCGTGGCGCTGGTCGATGCCGACAAGCTCGGGCTTGGCTTGTCTGTGTTCATCCTGGTCCGGACGTCGAACCATGACCCGGACTGGCTGCAGAAATTCCGCGCCGCGGTGACCGGCTTCCCCGAGATCACCGGCGTCTACCGCATGTCCGGCGACCTCGACTATGTCCTGCGCGCCCGCGTCGCCGACGTGAAGGCCTATGACCGGCTCTACCAGCGGCTGATCGCCAAGGTGGCGCTGTCCGACGTGTCGGCCTCCTTCGTGATGGAGGAGATCAAGGAAACGACAGTAGTTCCGATGGAAGTGCGCTGA
- a CDS encoding TetR/AcrR family transcriptional regulator: MARQSLREKLLDAGFKTLWNSGYAAAGVRDIVAAADARPGSFTNHFASKEAFAGEVLDRYFAYVSGLVEAALAQDGTPPIGRLRRYLDVITSKLEAHDWARGCMIGNLSLETAVHSEPLRLQLVAIFERWRQPFAACIAEGQATGDIPKTFEADDLADFLLSSWQGAMLRMKVERSPAPLERFKEIIFSTVFARETPQ, encoded by the coding sequence ATGGCTAGACAATCACTCCGCGAAAAACTCCTCGATGCCGGTTTCAAGACCCTCTGGAACTCGGGCTATGCCGCCGCCGGCGTGCGCGACATCGTGGCCGCCGCCGATGCGCGGCCGGGCTCTTTCACCAACCATTTCGCCTCCAAGGAGGCGTTCGCCGGCGAGGTACTGGACCGCTATTTCGCCTATGTCAGCGGGCTGGTTGAAGCAGCGCTGGCGCAAGACGGCACGCCGCCGATCGGCAGGCTGCGCCGCTACCTCGACGTCATCACCTCGAAGCTCGAGGCGCATGACTGGGCGCGTGGCTGCATGATCGGCAATCTCAGCCTGGAGACCGCGGTGCACAGCGAGCCGCTGCGTTTGCAACTCGTCGCTATCTTCGAGCGCTGGCGCCAGCCTTTCGCCGCCTGTATCGCCGAAGGCCAGGCGACCGGGGACATCCCTAAAACCTTCGAGGCCGACGACCTCGCCGACTTCCTGCTGTCATCCTGGCAGGGCGCCATGCTGCGCATGAAGGTCGAACGCAGCCCCGCGCCGCTCGAACGGTTCAAGGAAATCATCTTCAGCACTGTTTTCGCCAGGGAGACACCCCAATGA
- a CDS encoding amidase family protein, whose amino-acid sequence MDIAFSSITNLAAAIAQRKISAIEALDAHLAQTDRHNEGVNAVILLDRESAYSQAKKADAALGRGAAPGSLHGVPFTLKDTHDTAGMKTTVGFPAFADYVASDDSPVVARLKAAGGVLMAKTNVATMLSDWQSNNPLFGRTRLGQFFRPP is encoded by the coding sequence ATGGACATCGCTTTCTCCTCGATAACCAACCTCGCCGCAGCCATCGCCCAGCGTAAAATCTCCGCCATCGAGGCACTCGATGCCCATCTGGCGCAGACCGACCGGCACAATGAAGGTGTCAACGCCGTCATCTTGCTCGACCGGGAGAGCGCATACAGCCAAGCAAAAAAGGCCGACGCCGCACTCGGGCGCGGCGCCGCGCCCGGGTCGCTGCACGGCGTTCCCTTCACGCTAAAGGACACGCACGACACCGCGGGCATGAAAACCACGGTCGGCTTCCCGGCCTTCGCCGACTATGTCGCCAGCGACGACAGCCCGGTGGTTGCGAGGCTAAAGGCCGCCGGCGGCGTGCTGATGGCCAAGACCAATGTCGCGACCATGTTGTCGGACTGGCAGTCGAACAATCCACTGTTCGGCCGCACTCGCCTGGGACAATTTTTTCGACCGCCATGA
- a CDS encoding haloalkane dehalogenase encodes MNSKADNALRRSQIAVLDSTMSYVEAGTSGQTVLFLHGNPTSSHIWRNIIPHVAPFGRCIAPDLIGYGQSGKPDVDYRFFDHVRYLDAFLDALDIKEMVLVAQDWGTALAFHLAARRPQRILGLAFMEFIRPFERWEDFHQRPQAREMFKALRTPGVGEKLVLEDNVFVEKVLPASVLRTMSEEEMAAYRAPFPTPQSRKPVLRLPRELPIEGQPADVAAISEHDHRALRLSTYPKLLFAGDPGALIGPEAAREFAAGLKNCRFINLGPGAHYLQEDHADAIGGAIAGWLPQVLQVSHMSELA; translated from the coding sequence ATGAACTCGAAAGCCGACAACGCCTTGCGGCGTTCTCAGATTGCCGTACTCGATTCGACCATGTCCTATGTCGAGGCCGGAACGTCCGGTCAAACCGTGCTGTTCCTGCACGGCAACCCGACCTCGTCCCATATCTGGCGCAACATCATCCCGCATGTCGCGCCGTTTGGCCGCTGCATCGCGCCGGACCTGATCGGCTACGGCCAGTCCGGCAAACCCGATGTCGACTATCGTTTCTTCGACCATGTCCGCTATCTCGACGCCTTCCTCGATGCGCTCGACATCAAGGAAATGGTGCTGGTCGCGCAGGATTGGGGCACGGCGCTGGCCTTCCATCTCGCGGCGCGGCGGCCGCAGCGCATTCTCGGTCTCGCCTTCATGGAATTCATCCGGCCCTTCGAGCGCTGGGAGGATTTTCACCAGCGCCCGCAGGCCCGCGAAATGTTCAAGGCGCTGCGCACGCCCGGTGTCGGCGAAAAGCTGGTCCTGGAAGACAATGTCTTTGTCGAAAAGGTGCTGCCGGCCTCGGTGCTGCGAACGATGAGCGAGGAAGAGATGGCTGCCTACCGGGCGCCTTTCCCGACACCGCAATCGCGCAAGCCGGTTCTGCGCCTGCCCCGTGAATTGCCCATCGAAGGCCAGCCCGCCGACGTTGCAGCCATCAGCGAGCATGATCATCGCGCGCTGCGGCTGTCCACCTATCCGAAACTGCTGTTCGCCGGCGATCCCGGCGCGTTGATCGGGCCGGAGGCGGCACGTGAATTCGCGGCCGGGCTGAAAAACTGTCGGTTCATCAATCTCGGACCCGGCGCGCACTATCTGCAGGAGGACCACGCTGACGCGATAGGCGGCGCCATTGCCGGCTGGCTTCCGCAGGTCCTCCAGGTGAGCCATATGAGCGAACTGGCCTGA
- a CDS encoding HAD family hydrolase codes for MPIPKLVIFDCDGILVDTENLANRRLAEWLSAAGYPTSFEYCRKNFSGRSMASVQKEIEEQTDVRLGTDFVDRWNAGLPDLFAHGVEAIPYVREFIEAVRAAGIDYCVATSARVSKMHITLGQTGLLPLFEHAMFSATMVGRGKPFPDLFLHAAKTMDFAPADCIVIEDSVAGTQAGIAAGMRVFSYHGDPYSDRDGLIQAGGILFDDMRELAGLVPIH; via the coding sequence ATGCCCATCCCGAAACTTGTTATCTTCGACTGCGACGGGATCCTGGTCGACACGGAGAACCTCGCCAACCGGCGCCTTGCCGAGTGGCTGAGCGCGGCTGGCTATCCGACGAGCTTCGAATATTGCCGCAAGAATTTCTCCGGCCGCAGCATGGCCTCGGTGCAGAAGGAGATCGAAGAGCAGACCGATGTTCGCCTCGGCACCGATTTCGTCGATCGCTGGAATGCCGGCCTGCCGGACCTGTTCGCGCATGGGGTCGAGGCGATCCCCTATGTCCGCGAGTTCATCGAGGCGGTCCGCGCGGCCGGTATCGACTATTGTGTCGCCACTTCGGCAAGGGTGTCGAAGATGCATATCACGCTTGGCCAGACCGGGCTGCTGCCGCTCTTCGAACATGCGATGTTCAGTGCCACCATGGTCGGGCGCGGCAAGCCGTTCCCCGACCTGTTCCTGCATGCGGCCAAGACCATGGACTTCGCGCCCGCCGACTGCATCGTCATCGAGGACAGCGTCGCGGGCACGCAGGCCGGCATTGCCGCCGGCATGCGGGTGTTTTCCTATCATGGCGATCCCTATTCCGACCGCGACGGCCTGATCCAGGCCGGCGGCATCCTGTTCGACGACATGCGCGAGCTGGCCGGCCTGGTGCCGATCCACTGA
- a CDS encoding class II glutamine amidotransferase, producing the protein MCRWAAYLGEAVFLEDILTAPCHSLIAQSHCAQEAKSPTNGDGFGLAWYGDRQEPGLYRDILPAWSDPNLKSLCRQIKSGLFLAHVRASTGGATSRMNCHPFISGRWSFMHNGQIGGFEKIRRALENSLSDAVFDQREGTTDSELFFLLMIDEGLAGDPQGAVSRATSRVLEASRRAGLEPALKLTAAFSDGQALHAVRYATDAHAPTLYTSILRKGGGRCIVSEPFDREGGDWQAIPPSSFVTMTGDGISIRPFAPTAAKLALVG; encoded by the coding sequence ATGTGCCGTTGGGCGGCCTATCTCGGTGAAGCGGTCTTTCTCGAAGACATCCTCACGGCGCCCTGCCACTCGCTGATCGCCCAGAGCCATTGCGCCCAGGAGGCGAAGTCACCGACCAATGGCGACGGCTTTGGCCTTGCCTGGTACGGCGACCGTCAGGAGCCCGGCCTCTACCGCGACATCCTGCCGGCCTGGTCCGATCCCAATCTGAAGAGCCTGTGCCGGCAGATCAAATCCGGCCTGTTCCTCGCCCATGTGCGGGCCTCGACCGGCGGCGCCACCAGCCGCATGAACTGCCATCCCTTCATCTCCGGCCGCTGGTCGTTCATGCATAACGGCCAGATAGGGGGCTTCGAGAAAATCCGTCGCGCGCTGGAGAATTCATTGTCCGACGCCGTCTTCGACCAGCGCGAAGGCACCACCGATTCCGAACTCTTTTTTCTGCTTATGATCGACGAAGGATTGGCCGGCGACCCGCAGGGTGCGGTGTCGCGCGCCACCAGCCGGGTTCTCGAAGCCTCGCGCCGAGCCGGCCTCGAACCGGCACTGAAACTCACCGCCGCATTCTCGGATGGGCAGGCGCTGCACGCGGTTCGATATGCCACCGATGCGCATGCGCCAACACTCTACACCTCTATCCTGCGCAAGGGCGGCGGCCGTTGCATCGTCTCCGAACCCTTCGATCGCGAAGGCGGCGACTGGCAGGCGATCCCGCCGTCGAGCTTCGTCACCATGACTGGGGACGGGATCAGCATTCGGCCATTTGCGCCAACGGCGGCGAAGCTTGCGCTGGTAGGGTAG
- a CDS encoding peptide chain release factor 3 — translation MPETIPEEVARRRTFAIIAHPDAGKTTLTEKLLLFGGAIQLAGEVKAKKDRIQTRSDWMKIERERGISVVTSVMTFEYEDNVFNLLDTPGHEDFADDTYRTLSAVDSAVMVIDAAKGIEPRTLKLFEVCRLRDIPIITFVNKMDRESRDPFEILDEIEQKLALDTAPITWPIGRGKTFSGTYHLALNAVRKGDDEKERTPVNGPDSNRVAGLLPENEREAFIEELELAREACRPLDIDAFREGHLTPVYFGSALRNYGVRDLIEALGAFGPPPRAQEADTRKVEATEDKMTSFVFKIQANMDPNHRDRIAFVRVCSGKLERGMKAKLVRTGKPMSLSAPQFFFARTRVTADEAFAGDVVGIPNHGTLRIGDTLTEGEEILFRGVPNFAPEILRRVRLGDAMKAKKLKEALHQMAEEGVVQLFSPEDGSPAIVGVVGALQLDVLKERLNFEYTLPVEFEMSRFSVCRWISADDKAEVLRFIEAHRGDIARDLDNDPVFLAQHAFSLNYEAERWKAIRFATIKDYQVRDRAA, via the coding sequence ATGCCCGAAACAATACCAGAGGAAGTGGCGCGCCGCCGCACCTTCGCGATCATCGCCCACCCCGACGCCGGCAAGACGACGCTCACCGAAAAGCTGCTGCTGTTCGGCGGCGCCATCCAGCTTGCCGGCGAGGTCAAGGCCAAGAAGGACCGCATCCAGACCCGGTCCGACTGGATGAAGATAGAGCGCGAGCGCGGCATTTCGGTCGTCACCTCGGTGATGACGTTCGAATATGAGGACAATGTCTTCAACCTCTTGGACACGCCCGGCCACGAGGATTTCGCCGACGACACCTATCGCACGCTGTCGGCGGTCGACTCGGCCGTCATGGTCATCGACGCCGCCAAGGGCATCGAGCCGCGCACGCTGAAACTGTTCGAGGTCTGCCGGCTGCGCGACATCCCGATCATCACTTTCGTCAACAAGATGGACCGCGAAAGTCGCGATCCGTTCGAAATCCTGGACGAGATCGAGCAGAAGCTGGCGCTGGACACTGCCCCCATCACCTGGCCGATCGGCCGCGGCAAGACGTTCTCCGGCACCTATCACCTGGCGCTGAACGCGGTGCGCAAGGGCGACGACGAGAAGGAACGCACGCCGGTCAATGGTCCCGATTCCAACCGCGTCGCCGGCCTGCTGCCGGAAAACGAGCGCGAGGCCTTCATCGAGGAGCTGGAGCTCGCGCGAGAAGCCTGCCGGCCGCTCGACATCGACGCTTTTCGCGAAGGCCACCTGACGCCGGTCTATTTCGGCTCGGCGCTGCGCAATTATGGCGTGCGCGACCTGATCGAGGCGCTCGGCGCCTTCGGCCCGCCGCCGCGCGCGCAGGAGGCCGACACCCGCAAGGTCGAGGCGACCGAGGACAAGATGACCTCCTTCGTCTTCAAGATCCAGGCCAATATGGACCCCAATCACCGCGACCGCATCGCTTTCGTCCGAGTCTGCTCGGGCAAGCTAGAGCGCGGCATGAAGGCCAAGCTGGTGCGCACGGGAAAGCCGATGTCCCTGTCCGCGCCGCAATTCTTCTTTGCCCGCACTCGCGTCACGGCGGACGAAGCCTTTGCCGGCGACGTCGTCGGCATCCCCAATCACGGCACGCTGCGCATTGGCGATACGCTGACCGAGGGCGAGGAGATACTGTTCCGCGGCGTGCCGAATTTCGCACCGGAGATCCTGCGCCGCGTCCGCCTCGGCGACGCGATGAAGGCGAAGAAACTCAAGGAAGCGCTGCACCAGATGGCCGAGGAAGGCGTCGTGCAGCTGTTCTCGCCCGAGGACGGCTCACCCGCCATCGTCGGCGTTGTCGGCGCGTTGCAGCTCGACGTGTTGAAGGAGCGGCTGAATTTCGAATACACGCTGCCCGTCGAATTCGAGATGTCGCGCTTTTCCGTCTGCCGCTGGATATCGGCCGACGACAAGGCGGAAGTCTTGCGCTTCATCGAGGCGCATCGCGGTGACATCGCCCGCGACCTCGACAACGATCCGGTGTTCCTCGCCCAGCACGCCTTCTCGCTGAACTACGAAGCGGAGCGCTGGAAGGCAATCCGCTTCGCCACGATCAAGGACTACCAGGTCCGCGACAGGGCGGCGTGA
- a CDS encoding NAD(P)/FAD-dependent oxidoreductase, with protein sequence MTASKQIIVIGAGIIGASIAWHLTEAGAQVTVIADSAPGGVATPNSFAWINASWGNPEPYFRLRIRAMAEWKRLANDLPGLPLAWCGGLNWDLPADRLEAYAAEHSSWGYGIERVDREQVARIEPNLVEFPGFALHVAEEGVAEPVAAAKALLADAERQGARVLSSTVTALVQTDGRITGVDTSHGLIAADEVVIAAGVGAPDIAATAGISLPIETPPGLIVHSRPYKKLLNGLVHADRLHMRQTAEGRIIAGSDFAGGDPGDDPAATARDLFAVVKAALRGAEGLELDFHTIGYRPNPIDGFPIIGRAEGMDGVYVAVLHSGITLAPAVGLFATREILDGERDPLLAPYGLSRFAQ encoded by the coding sequence ATGACCGCGTCGAAACAAATCATAGTCATCGGCGCCGGCATTATCGGCGCCTCCATCGCCTGGCACCTGACCGAGGCAGGTGCGCAGGTGACGGTCATCGCGGACAGCGCACCCGGCGGTGTGGCGACGCCGAACTCGTTTGCCTGGATCAACGCCAGCTGGGGCAATCCGGAGCCCTATTTCCGGCTCCGCATCCGCGCCATGGCCGAGTGGAAGCGGCTCGCGAATGATTTGCCGGGCCTGCCGCTGGCCTGGTGCGGCGGCCTGAACTGGGACCTGCCGGCGGACAGGCTCGAAGCCTATGCGGCCGAGCACTCTTCATGGGGCTACGGCATCGAACGGGTTGACCGGGAGCAAGTGGCACGCATCGAACCCAACCTCGTCGAGTTTCCCGGTTTTGCCCTGCACGTCGCGGAGGAAGGTGTCGCAGAGCCCGTGGCCGCCGCGAAAGCGCTGCTGGCGGACGCGGAGCGACAAGGGGCGCGCGTCCTGTCCAGTACGGTGACGGCTCTTGTCCAGACCGATGGCAGGATCACGGGCGTGGACACATCGCATGGGCTGATTGCCGCCGACGAGGTGGTGATCGCCGCCGGCGTCGGCGCTCCGGACATTGCCGCGACGGCGGGGATCAGCCTGCCGATCGAGACGCCGCCTGGGCTGATCGTCCATTCGCGGCCCTACAAGAAACTGCTCAACGGTCTGGTGCACGCCGACAGGCTGCATATGCGCCAGACCGCCGAAGGCCGCATCATCGCCGGCTCGGATTTCGCCGGCGGCGATCCAGGCGATGACCCCGCCGCCACGGCGCGCGACCTGTTCGCGGTGGTGAAGGCAGCGTTGCGCGGCGCCGAGGGGCTGGAACTCGATTTCCACACCATTGGCTACCGCCCCAATCCGATCGATGGCTTTCCGATCATCGGCCGGGCCGAGGGCATGGACGGCGTCTACGTCGCAGTCCTGCATTCCGGCATCACGCTGGCGCCGGCCGTCGGCCTGTTCGCCACGCGAGAGATTCTTGATGGCGAGCGCGATCCGCTGCTGGCGCCCTATGGGCTGTCGCGCTTTGCTCAGTAA
- a CDS encoding isocitrate lyase/PEP mutase family protein — MDKGKIFRDLHASTFVMPNPWDPGTTKLLGSFGFKALATTSAGFAFSRGLPDGSVTFEQMIHHCREVTAATDLPVSADLERGKGDSAERAAETIFAAEAAGLAGCSIEDHTGDPDKPIYDFSHAVERVAAAVEAARALKRDFVFTARAENFLWGRTDLDDTIKRLQAFEKAGADVLYAPGIGDIEMVRTICSAVGKPVNVMAKPGFTIADLAMAGVKRISLGPWLTNFAYGMLETAAREIQQDGTFGFTRAAMPFGKLQALYSKPSS; from the coding sequence ATGGACAAGGGCAAGATTTTTCGCGACCTGCATGCCTCGACCTTCGTCATGCCCAATCCCTGGGATCCGGGCACGACCAAGCTGCTCGGCTCCTTCGGTTTCAAGGCACTGGCGACAACCAGTGCCGGCTTCGCCTTTTCGCGAGGCCTGCCGGACGGCTCGGTGACCTTCGAGCAGATGATCCATCACTGCCGCGAGGTGACGGCGGCGACCGACCTGCCGGTCTCGGCAGATCTCGAGAGGGGCAAGGGCGACAGCGCCGAGCGGGCCGCCGAAACCATCTTCGCGGCGGAAGCGGCCGGCCTTGCCGGCTGCTCGATCGAGGATCACACCGGCGATCCCGACAAGCCGATCTATGATTTCTCGCATGCGGTGGAGCGCGTCGCCGCGGCGGTGGAAGCGGCGCGGGCGCTGAAGCGCGATTTCGTGTTCACCGCGCGCGCCGAAAATTTCCTCTGGGGCAGAACCGATCTCGACGACACGATCAAGCGGTTGCAGGCCTTCGAGAAAGCTGGCGCCGACGTACTCTATGCGCCAGGGATCGGTGACATCGAGATGGTGCGTACGATCTGCTCGGCGGTCGGCAAGCCGGTCAATGTCATGGCAAAGCCGGGCTTTACCATCGCCGATCTTGCCATGGCCGGCGTGAAGCGCATTTCACTCGGGCCATGGCTGACCAATTTCGCCTACGGCATGCTGGAGACGGCGGCACGCGAGATCCAGCAGGACGGCACGTTCGGCTTCACCCGCGCCGCCATGCCTTTCGGCAAGCTGCAGGCGCTATACAGCAAGCCATCATCATGA